From the genome of Variovorax sp. RA8, one region includes:
- a CDS encoding chemotaxis protein CheW codes for MANRDALRAFQSRLASRLQAARTSGVSASWLAVEAGEAKYLFPLGHAGEIFPWTPPQAVPYAQPWFLGVANLRGGLYGIVQLSTFASGEAPAGSEAARAQSRLVALNEMLEVNCALLIDRLVGLRGVEAFTASEAPDGDAPAWLGHAYTDATGERWQEINLQALSQQPQFLSIGA; via the coding sequence ATGGCCAACCGCGACGCTCTACGCGCTTTCCAGTCCCGGCTCGCCAGTCGCCTGCAGGCGGCGCGCACTTCGGGCGTGTCCGCCTCCTGGCTCGCCGTGGAGGCGGGCGAAGCGAAGTACCTGTTTCCGCTCGGGCATGCCGGCGAGATCTTTCCGTGGACCCCGCCGCAGGCGGTGCCGTACGCACAGCCCTGGTTCCTGGGCGTCGCCAACTTGCGCGGCGGCTTGTACGGCATCGTGCAACTGTCCACCTTCGCTTCCGGAGAGGCCCCCGCTGGCAGCGAGGCGGCGCGCGCTCAGTCGCGCTTGGTGGCGCTCAATGAAATGCTGGAAGTCAACTGCGCGCTGCTGATCGACCGCTTGGTGGGTCTGCGCGGCGTGGAAGCCTTCACCGCATCGGAGGCGCCGGACGGCGACGCCCCTGCCTGGCTGGGGCACGCCTACACCGACGCGACCGGTGAGCGCTGGCAGGAAATCAACCTGCAGGCGCTGTCGCAGCAACCGCAATTTTTGAGTATCGGCGCCTGA
- a CDS encoding MOSC domain-containing protein encodes MTAPSNFDLQATIARLFVYPIKSCAGVELPEALLTETGLEFDRAWMVVDADGEFVTQRELPRMALIRPQMKHSEMVLRAPGMLALHIAFDRVEQPVRVRVWNDEVAAYDMGDIAAQWFSDFLSQPGRPQKLRLVRFDPEHKRLSSLKWTGGIEAQNQFADGYPLLVASEGSLGELNARLAARGHAAVGIERFRPNIVLAGLEAHDEDRVELLHVRTGEGDARLQPVKPCTRCPIPDIDPATADSSPEVGDMLRTYRADPRVAGAITFGMNAIVLEGIEHMLRRGQPVGANLRFE; translated from the coding sequence GTGACCGCTCCGTCCAATTTCGACCTGCAGGCGACCATCGCCCGCCTCTTCGTCTATCCGATCAAATCCTGCGCCGGCGTCGAGCTGCCCGAGGCGCTGCTTACCGAAACCGGACTGGAATTCGATCGCGCCTGGATGGTGGTCGACGCCGATGGCGAGTTCGTCACCCAGCGCGAGCTGCCGCGCATGGCGCTGATCCGTCCACAGATGAAGCACTCGGAGATGGTGCTGCGCGCGCCCGGCATGCTGGCGCTGCACATTGCGTTCGACCGGGTCGAGCAGCCGGTGCGCGTGCGGGTCTGGAATGACGAAGTGGCCGCTTACGACATGGGCGACATCGCGGCCCAATGGTTCAGCGACTTCCTGTCGCAGCCCGGTCGTCCGCAGAAGCTGCGGCTGGTGCGCTTCGACCCCGAGCACAAGCGGCTGTCGAGCCTGAAGTGGACCGGCGGCATCGAGGCGCAGAACCAGTTTGCCGATGGCTATCCGCTGCTGGTGGCGAGCGAGGGATCGCTGGGCGAACTCAATGCGCGACTCGCCGCGCGGGGCCACGCGGCGGTCGGCATCGAACGCTTCCGCCCCAACATCGTGCTGGCCGGGCTCGAGGCGCACGACGAGGACCGTGTGGAGCTGCTGCATGTGCGCACCGGCGAGGGCGACGCACGCCTGCAGCCGGTGAAGCCCTGCACGCGCTGCCCGATTCCCGACATCGACCCGGCCACGGCCGACAGCAGCCCCGAGGTGGGCGACATGCTGCGGACCTACCGCGCCGATCCGCGCGTCGCCGGCGCCATCACTTTCGGCATGAACGCGATCGTGCTCGAGGGCATCGAGCACATGTTGCGGCGCGGGCAGCCGGTCGGCGCCAACCTGCGCTTCGAGTGA
- the purH gene encoding bifunctional phosphoribosylaminoimidazolecarboxamide formyltransferase/IMP cyclohydrolase, which produces MALTALISVSDKTGILEFAQALHALDIRLLSTGGTAKLLADAGLPVTEVAELTGFPEMLDGRVKTLHPKVHGGLLARRDVPAHMAALAQQGIDTIDLLVVNLYPFEATVAKPGCTLEDAIENIDIGGPAMVRSAAKNWKDVGVLTDASQYSQALAELKAEGQLSQKTKFAFSVAAFNRISQYDGAISDYLSGLQDDGTHALFPAQSNGRFIKLQDLRYGENPHQQAAFYRDLYPAPGSLVSAKQLQGKELSYNNIADADAAWECVKSFDTPACVIVKHANPCGVAIGKDAHEAYAKAFKTDPTSAFGGIIAFNRPLDRAAAEAVSKQFVEVLMAPGYAPEALEVFKSKVNVRILEIALPPGGKTAWEQGRNLVDVKRIGSGLLMQTADNRELSIDELKVVTKKQPTPQQLQDLLFAWKVAKYVKSNAIVFCADGMTMGVGAGQMSRLDSARIASIKAQHAGLSLSGTAVASDAFFPFRDGLDVVVDAGAGCVIQPGGSMRDQEVIDAADERGVAMVFSGVRHFRH; this is translated from the coding sequence ATGGCACTGACTGCACTGATTTCCGTCTCCGACAAGACCGGCATCCTCGAATTCGCGCAAGCCCTGCATGCGCTGGACATCCGGCTGCTGTCCACCGGCGGCACCGCCAAGTTGCTGGCCGATGCCGGCCTGCCCGTCACCGAGGTGGCAGAGCTCACCGGCTTTCCCGAGATGCTCGACGGCCGGGTGAAGACACTACACCCCAAGGTGCACGGTGGCCTGCTGGCGCGTCGCGATGTGCCCGCCCACATGGCGGCGCTCGCGCAGCAGGGCATCGACACCATCGATCTGCTGGTGGTCAATCTCTATCCCTTCGAGGCCACTGTCGCCAAGCCTGGCTGCACGCTCGAGGACGCGATCGAGAACATCGACATCGGCGGGCCTGCCATGGTGCGCAGCGCCGCGAAGAACTGGAAGGACGTGGGCGTTCTGACGGACGCCTCGCAATATTCGCAGGCGCTTGCCGAACTGAAGGCCGAAGGCCAGCTCAGCCAGAAGACGAAGTTCGCGTTCTCGGTAGCGGCCTTCAACCGCATCAGCCAGTACGACGGCGCGATCAGCGACTATCTCTCGGGCCTGCAGGACGACGGCACGCATGCGCTGTTCCCGGCACAGAGCAACGGCCGGTTCATCAAGCTGCAGGACCTGCGCTACGGCGAGAACCCCCATCAGCAGGCCGCCTTCTATCGCGACCTGTACCCGGCGCCCGGTTCGCTGGTCAGCGCGAAGCAGCTACAGGGCAAGGAGCTCAGCTACAACAACATCGCCGACGCCGACGCGGCCTGGGAATGCGTGAAGAGCTTCGATACCCCGGCCTGCGTGATCGTCAAGCATGCGAACCCCTGCGGCGTGGCGATCGGAAAAGACGCACACGAGGCCTACGCCAAGGCCTTCAAGACCGACCCCACCTCGGCCTTCGGCGGCATCATTGCCTTCAACCGGCCGCTGGACCGCGCCGCTGCGGAGGCTGTGTCCAAGCAGTTCGTCGAGGTGCTGATGGCGCCCGGCTATGCGCCCGAGGCGCTGGAGGTGTTCAAGAGCAAGGTCAACGTCCGCATCCTGGAGATCGCGCTACCCCCGGGCGGCAAGACGGCCTGGGAACAAGGCCGTAACCTGGTGGACGTCAAGCGTATCGGCTCCGGGTTGCTCATGCAGACGGCGGACAACCGCGAGCTGTCGATCGACGAGCTCAAGGTGGTGACGAAGAAGCAGCCAACGCCGCAGCAGTTGCAGGATCTTCTGTTCGCCTGGAAGGTCGCGAAGTACGTCAAGAGCAACGCCATCGTGTTCTGCGCCGACGGCATGACCATGGGCGTGGGTGCGGGTCAGATGAGCCGCCTCGATTCGGCGCGCATCGCGAGCATCAAGGCGCAGCACGCGGGCCTGTCGCTGTCGGGCACGGCGGTGGCCAGCGATGCCTTCTTCCCGTTCCGCGACGGATTGGACGTGGTAGTCGATGCCGGGGCGGGCTGCGTGATCCAGCCCGGCGGTTCGATGCGCGATCAAGAGGTGATCGATGCCGCGGACGAGCGCGGCGTGGCAATGGTGTTCTCAGGCGTTCGCCATTTCCGGCACTGA
- a CDS encoding YqaA family protein, producing the protein MQAWLDSSLALLALPQFGLSTLFVAAFISATLLPVGSEPALFGLLKLNPELFWPAVGVATAGNTLGGIVDWWIGYGAHKVADKYSHSKHHMRVLNWLEKLGPKACLLSWLPIVGDPLCAVAGWLQLSFWPCVIYMAIGKFARYVSMTVALLYIWPN; encoded by the coding sequence ATGCAAGCCTGGCTCGACTCTTCACTTGCGCTTCTTGCGCTGCCTCAATTCGGGCTAAGCACGCTTTTCGTCGCCGCCTTCATATCGGCCACATTGCTGCCGGTCGGCTCGGAGCCAGCGCTCTTCGGCCTGCTCAAGCTCAACCCCGAATTGTTCTGGCCAGCCGTCGGCGTTGCCACAGCGGGCAACACGCTCGGCGGCATCGTGGATTGGTGGATCGGCTACGGCGCGCACAAGGTGGCCGACAAGTACTCGCACTCCAAGCACCACATGCGCGTGCTGAACTGGCTCGAGAAGCTCGGTCCCAAGGCCTGCCTGCTGAGCTGGTTGCCGATCGTCGGCGACCCGCTCTGCGCCGTCGCGGGCTGGCTGCAGCTTTCCTTCTGGCCCTGCGTGATCTATATGGCGATCGGCAAGTTCGCGCGCTACGTCTCGATGACGGTGGCGCTGCTCTACATCTGGCCGAACTGA
- the ychF gene encoding redox-regulated ATPase YchF, translated as MSLQCGIVGLPNVGKSTLFNALTKAGIAAENYPFCTIEPNVGVVEVPDSRLAQLAEIVKPERVVPAIVEFVDIAGLVAGASKGEGLGNQFLAHIRETDAIVNVVRCFEDDNVVHVAGKVDPISDIEVIQTELCLADLATVEKALQRHTKTARSGDKEAIKLVALLEKCQAALNDNKPVRTVEFSKEDKPLIKQFSLITAKPAMFVGNVAEDGFENNPFLDRLREYAAAQDAPVVAISAKIESELADMDEEDKKMFLAEIGQDEPGLNRLIRAAYKLLGLQTYFTAGVKEVRAWTIHIGDTGPQAAGVIHTDFEKGYIRAQTISFADYIAYKGEQGAKDAGKMRAEGKEYVVKDGDVMNFLFSA; from the coding sequence ATGAGTCTCCAGTGCGGCATCGTCGGCCTGCCCAACGTCGGCAAGTCCACCCTTTTCAACGCCTTGACCAAGGCTGGCATCGCGGCCGAGAACTATCCCTTCTGCACCATCGAGCCCAACGTCGGCGTCGTCGAGGTGCCCGATTCGCGGCTCGCCCAGCTGGCCGAGATCGTGAAGCCGGAGCGCGTCGTGCCGGCCATCGTCGAGTTCGTCGACATCGCAGGCCTGGTGGCCGGCGCCAGCAAGGGCGAAGGCCTGGGCAACCAGTTCCTGGCCCACATCCGCGAAACCGACGCCATCGTCAATGTGGTGCGCTGCTTCGAGGACGACAACGTTGTCCATGTCGCCGGCAAGGTCGACCCCATCTCCGACATCGAGGTGATCCAGACCGAGCTGTGCCTGGCCGACCTGGCCACCGTCGAGAAGGCACTGCAGCGCCATACCAAGACCGCGCGCTCGGGCGACAAGGAGGCCATCAAGCTGGTGGCCCTGCTCGAGAAATGCCAGGCTGCGCTCAACGACAACAAGCCGGTGCGCACGGTCGAGTTCAGCAAGGAAGACAAGCCGCTGATCAAGCAGTTCTCGCTCATCACCGCGAAGCCTGCGATGTTCGTCGGCAACGTGGCCGAGGACGGGTTCGAGAACAACCCCTTCCTGGACCGGCTGCGCGAGTACGCGGCGGCCCAGGACGCGCCGGTGGTCGCCATCAGCGCCAAGATCGAATCCGAACTGGCCGACATGGACGAGGAGGACAAGAAGATGTTCCTCGCCGAGATTGGCCAGGACGAGCCCGGCCTCAACCGCTTGATCCGCGCCGCCTACAAGCTGCTGGGCCTGCAGACCTACTTCACCGCCGGCGTGAAGGAGGTGCGCGCCTGGACGATCCACATCGGCGACACCGGCCCGCAGGCGGCCGGTGTGATTCATACCGACTTCGAGAAGGGCTACATCCGCGCGCAGACCATTTCGTTCGCCGACTACATCGCCTACAAGGGCGAGCAGGGCGCGAAGGATGCCGGAAAGATGCGGGCGGAAGGGAAGGAGTACGTCGTCAAGGATGGGGACGTGATGAACTTCCTGTTCAGCGCCTGA
- the hemL gene encoding glutamate-1-semialdehyde 2,1-aminomutase produces MQNTDPNDTLFERARAVIPGGVNSPVRAFRAVGGTPRFVKRAQGAYFWDAADRRYIDYIGSWGPMILGHGHPAVVEAVQRAVTDGFSFGAPTEREIELAEAMLALVPSMEMVRLVSSGTEAAMSALRLARGATGRKYIIKFEGCYHGHADALLVKAGSGLATFGNPTSAGVPPEVVQHTLVLEYNNLAQLEEAFTLHGHEIAALMIEAIAGNMNFVRASAAFAQRCRELCTQHGALLVFDEVMTGFRVGLHGAQGVLGVRPDLTVLGKVIGGGMPLAAFGGPRAIMEQLAPLGPVYQAGTLSGNPVATACGLATLKEVARPGFFDALSRKTRTLVDGLKAAAQAEGVPFSADSEGGMFGFFLLEQLPQNYTQVMVTDSARFNTLFHGLLARGVYIAPALYEAGFVSAAHSDEDLAATIEAARAIFKTLPRA; encoded by the coding sequence ATGCAAAACACCGATCCCAACGACACCCTCTTCGAGCGCGCCCGCGCCGTGATTCCTGGCGGCGTGAACTCGCCGGTACGCGCCTTCCGGGCCGTCGGCGGCACGCCGCGCTTCGTAAAGCGCGCCCAGGGCGCCTATTTCTGGGACGCGGCCGATCGACGCTACATCGACTACATCGGCTCCTGGGGCCCGATGATCCTGGGCCACGGCCACCCTGCGGTGGTCGAGGCGGTGCAGCGCGCCGTGACCGATGGCTTCTCCTTCGGCGCACCGACCGAGCGCGAGATCGAACTCGCCGAAGCCATGCTCGCGCTCGTGCCTTCGATGGAGATGGTGCGCCTCGTGAGTTCGGGTACCGAGGCCGCGATGAGCGCGCTGCGCCTGGCGCGCGGCGCCACGGGCCGCAAGTACATCATCAAGTTCGAGGGCTGCTACCACGGCCATGCCGATGCATTGCTGGTCAAGGCGGGCTCCGGCCTCGCGACCTTCGGCAACCCGACCTCGGCCGGCGTACCGCCCGAGGTGGTGCAGCACACGCTGGTGCTCGAATACAACAACCTCGCGCAGTTGGAGGAGGCCTTCACGCTTCACGGCCACGAGATCGCGGCCCTGATGATCGAGGCCATCGCGGGCAACATGAACTTCGTGCGCGCGAGTGCGGCTTTCGCGCAGCGCTGCCGCGAGCTATGTACGCAGCATGGCGCGCTACTGGTGTTCGACGAAGTCATGACCGGCTTCCGCGTGGGCCTGCACGGCGCCCAGGGCGTGCTGGGGGTGCGGCCCGACCTCACGGTGCTGGGCAAGGTCATCGGCGGCGGCATGCCGCTCGCGGCCTTCGGCGGCCCGCGCGCGATCATGGAGCAGCTGGCGCCGCTGGGCCCGGTCTACCAGGCCGGCACGCTCTCGGGCAACCCGGTGGCCACGGCCTGCGGCCTCGCCACGCTGAAGGAGGTGGCACGGCCAGGCTTCTTCGACGCGCTGTCACGAAAGACCCGCACGCTGGTCGACGGCCTGAAGGCGGCGGCGCAGGCGGAAGGCGTCCCCTTCAGCGCCGACAGCGAAGGCGGCATGTTCGGCTTCTTCCTGCTCGAGCAACTTCCGCAGAACTACACCCAGGTCATGGTCACGGACAGCGCAAGATTCAACACGCTCTTCCACGGGCTCCTGGCACGCGGCGTCTACATCGCGCCGGCGCTCTATGAGGCGGGCTTCGTGAGCGCGGCCCACAGTGACGAGGATCTCGCAGCCACCATCGAGGCAGCACGCGCCATCTTCAAGACCTTGCCGCGCGCATGA
- a CDS encoding response regulator, giving the protein MAIRKVLVVDDSKTELIFLTDLLQKNGFSVKTAENAEDAMRRLEEEQPDLILMDIVMPGQNGFQLTRAIARNPQYASVPIIMCTSKNQETDRLWGMRQGARDYIVKPVNAAELIAKISALA; this is encoded by the coding sequence ATGGCTATTCGCAAAGTGCTCGTGGTCGACGACTCCAAGACGGAGTTGATCTTCCTGACCGATCTTCTCCAGAAGAACGGCTTCTCGGTAAAGACCGCCGAGAACGCGGAGGACGCCATGCGCCGCCTCGAGGAAGAGCAGCCCGACCTGATCCTCATGGACATCGTGATGCCGGGTCAGAACGGCTTCCAGCTCACACGCGCGATCGCGCGCAACCCGCAGTACGCGTCGGTGCCCATCATCATGTGCACCAGCAAGAACCAGGAGACCGACCGGCTCTGGGGCATGCGGCAGGGCGCTCGCGACTACATCGTCAAGCCGGTCAATGCGGCCGAGCTGATTGCCAAGATCAGCGCGCTGGCCTGA
- a CDS encoding rubredoxin produces MNTKTWMCLICGWIYDESVGVPEDGIAPGTAWADVPMNWTCPECGARKEDFEMVEI; encoded by the coding sequence ATGAACACGAAAACCTGGATGTGCCTGATTTGCGGGTGGATCTATGACGAATCGGTGGGGGTGCCCGAAGATGGTATTGCGCCAGGCACGGCATGGGCAGATGTTCCGATGAATTGGACCTGTCCCGAATGCGGGGCGCGCAAGGAAGACTTCGAGATGGTTGAAATCTGA
- a CDS encoding response regulator, producing MSSNGSGYKVLVIDDSNTIRRSAEIFLKQGGHEVLLAEDGFDALSKVNDHKPHLIFCDILMPRLDGYQTCAIIKRNAHFSSVPVVMLSSKDGVFDKARGRMVGSQDYLTKPFTKDQLLQAVQQFGVVSQEVQ from the coding sequence ATGAGCTCGAATGGATCCGGTTACAAGGTTCTCGTCATCGACGACAGCAACACCATCCGGCGCAGTGCCGAAATCTTCCTCAAGCAGGGCGGCCATGAGGTGCTGCTGGCGGAGGACGGTTTCGATGCGCTGTCGAAGGTCAACGACCACAAGCCGCACCTGATCTTCTGCGACATTCTCATGCCGCGTCTCGACGGCTACCAGACCTGCGCCATCATCAAGCGCAACGCCCACTTCTCCAGTGTGCCGGTCGTGATGCTGTCCTCCAAGGACGGCGTATTCGACAAGGCGCGCGGCCGTATGGTCGGCTCCCAGGACTACCTCACCAAACCCTTCACCAAAGACCAGCTGCTGCAGGCCGTGCAGCAGTTCGGCGTCGTTTCGCAGGAAGTGCAGTAA
- a CDS encoding FAD-dependent monooxygenase, whose product MALPPEVCIRGAGIVGRTLALLLARERVRVALVAPAAAAEKEDVRAYALNAASKALLETLRGWPDAPHATPVREMLVHGDEGGRVQFHAARQKVEALAWIVDVPALEQQLADAVRFQSRIEVVAEPVQSPLTVVCEGRISATRETLGVRYEVTRYPQHAIAARLVADEPHDGAARQWFNDRGEVFALLPMSGKQLALVWSVDQFRAPELLALTAEQFNAALHEASHGALGAVRLVSERASWPLQRAIADRWTGRLADGNAWALAGDAAHTVHPLAGQGLNLGLADAAALANVIKDRDYWRSVGDARLLRAYERSRRAEVLAMSLATDGLQQLFAHSADPLPALRNWGMRGFDRTRLIKNWVAKQAMGLA is encoded by the coding sequence ATGGCTCTTCCTCCCGAGGTTTGCATTCGCGGCGCCGGCATCGTCGGCCGAACGCTGGCGTTGCTGCTGGCGCGCGAGCGCGTCCGCGTCGCGCTGGTGGCGCCCGCAGCAGCGGCTGAAAAGGAGGACGTCCGCGCCTATGCCCTCAACGCGGCCTCGAAGGCCTTGCTCGAGACCCTGCGCGGCTGGCCCGATGCGCCGCATGCCACGCCGGTGCGCGAAATGCTGGTACATGGCGACGAAGGTGGCCGCGTGCAGTTCCATGCGGCGCGGCAGAAGGTGGAGGCGCTGGCCTGGATCGTCGACGTGCCGGCGCTGGAGCAGCAGCTCGCCGACGCCGTTCGCTTCCAGTCCCGCATCGAAGTCGTGGCCGAGCCTGTGCAGTCGCCGCTCACGGTGGTCTGCGAAGGCCGCATCAGCGCCACCCGCGAGACGCTCGGCGTGCGCTATGAGGTCACGCGCTATCCGCAGCACGCGATCGCCGCCCGCCTGGTGGCCGACGAGCCGCACGACGGTGCCGCGCGCCAATGGTTCAACGACCGGGGCGAGGTGTTCGCGCTGCTGCCGATGAGCGGCAAGCAGCTCGCGCTGGTGTGGTCGGTCGATCAGTTCCGCGCACCGGAGCTGCTCGCGCTGACGGCCGAGCAGTTCAACGCCGCCTTGCACGAGGCCAGCCACGGTGCGCTGGGCGCGGTGCGCCTGGTCAGCGAGCGCGCGTCCTGGCCGCTGCAGCGCGCCATCGCAGACCGTTGGACTGGCCGGCTCGCCGACGGCAACGCCTGGGCGCTGGCCGGCGACGCGGCGCACACGGTGCATCCACTGGCGGGCCAGGGCCTCAACCTGGGCCTGGCCGATGCCGCGGCGCTGGCGAATGTCATCAAGGACCGCGACTACTGGCGCAGCGTGGGCGACGCCCGGCTGCTGCGCGCCTACGAACGCTCGCGCCGGGCCGAGGTATTGGCCATGAGCCTCGCCACCGACGGCCTGCAGCAGCTTTTCGCGCACAGCGCCGACCCGCTGCCGGCCCTGCGCAACTGGGGCATGCGCGGCTTCGACCGCACGCGGCTCATCAAGAACTGGGTCGCCAAGCAGGCCATGGGCTTGGCATGA
- a CDS encoding Fis family transcriptional regulator: MSKKHIEDCVRSSLDSYFRDLRGTEPDGMYDMLVRVVEKPLLDVVMTRAEGNQSKAAQWLGLNRNTLRKKLVEHKLLK; this comes from the coding sequence ATGAGCAAAAAACACATCGAAGACTGCGTGCGAAGCAGCCTGGACAGCTACTTCCGCGATCTGCGTGGCACCGAACCCGACGGCATGTACGACATGCTGGTGCGCGTGGTCGAGAAGCCCTTGCTCGACGTCGTGATGACGCGGGCCGAGGGCAACCAGTCCAAGGCCGCTCAATGGCTGGGCCTGAACCGCAACACGCTGCGCAAGAAGCTGGTCGAACACAAACTCCTGAAATAG
- the dusB gene encoding tRNA dihydrouridine synthase DusB, translating to MTLQIGNIVLENRLFVAPMAGVTDRPFRMLCRELGAGYAVSEMVTSRKELWNSLKTSRRANHEGEPGPIAVQIAGTDAAMMAEAAQYNIERGAQIIDINMGCPAKKVCNKWAGSALMRDEPLALEIVEAVVRAAAPHGVPVTLKMRTGWDEDHRNAVALARRFEDAGVRMLTVHGRTREQGYRGEAEYDTIAAVKSAVRVPVAANGDIDSPEKARDVLALTGADALMVGRAAQGRPWIFREIAHFLGTGTHLAPPLVAEVRRLMLDHLQQHYALYGDYSGVRTARKHIGWYVRDLPGGERFRSEINAIEDCEAQWRAVADFFDVLAAQMDRIPPNEGGSARTPSDEQADALA from the coding sequence ATGACCCTGCAGATCGGCAACATCGTGCTGGAGAACCGCCTGTTCGTCGCACCCATGGCGGGCGTGACCGACCGGCCTTTCCGCATGTTGTGCCGCGAACTTGGTGCCGGTTATGCCGTGAGCGAGATGGTTACCTCGCGCAAAGAACTGTGGAACTCGCTCAAGACCTCGCGCCGCGCCAACCATGAGGGCGAGCCGGGACCCATTGCGGTCCAGATCGCCGGCACCGATGCCGCCATGATGGCCGAGGCCGCGCAGTACAACATCGAGCGTGGCGCGCAGATCATCGACATCAACATGGGCTGCCCGGCCAAGAAGGTCTGCAACAAGTGGGCCGGCTCCGCATTGATGCGCGACGAGCCGCTGGCACTCGAGATCGTCGAAGCAGTGGTTCGTGCTGCGGCGCCGCACGGCGTGCCGGTCACGCTCAAGATGCGCACGGGTTGGGACGAAGACCACCGCAACGCCGTCGCGCTGGCACGGCGCTTCGAAGATGCCGGCGTACGCATGCTCACGGTACATGGCCGCACGCGCGAGCAGGGCTACAGGGGCGAGGCCGAGTACGACACCATCGCCGCGGTCAAGTCGGCGGTGCGCGTGCCGGTGGCCGCCAACGGCGACATCGACTCGCCCGAGAAGGCGCGCGATGTGCTGGCGCTCACTGGCGCCGATGCGCTGATGGTCGGCCGCGCAGCGCAGGGGCGGCCCTGGATCTTTCGCGAGATCGCGCACTTCCTCGGGACCGGCACGCATCTCGCCCCGCCGCTGGTGGCCGAGGTGCGGCGCCTGATGCTCGACCACCTGCAGCAGCACTACGCGCTCTACGGCGACTACAGCGGCGTGCGCACCGCGCGCAAGCACATTGGCTGGTACGTGCGCGACCTGCCGGGCGGCGAGCGGTTCCGCAGCGAGATAAATGCCATCGAGGATTGCGAGGCGCAGTGGCGCGCTGTCGCGGACTTCTTCGATGTGCTGGCGGCGCAGATGGACCGCATTCCGCCCAACGAAGGCGGCAGCGCGCGAACGCCCAGCGATGAGCAGGCGGACGCGTTGGCATGA
- the thiD gene encoding bifunctional hydroxymethylpyrimidine kinase/phosphomethylpyrimidine kinase gives MTTYLLPMEQGYKVSDLTDPTSDEVSAESEPTLPCVLVFNASDPSGAGGLACDAVAIASVGAHMLPVVTGAYARDTSEIFDHFPFDEEAVAEQARTILEDVEVQLIKVGFVGSPENLSTVAETATDYPEVPVVAYMPNLSWWEDTQIEAYLDAFRELVLPQTTVLVGNHSTLWRWLLPDWAGERPPSARDIARAAGEMGVPYTLVTGMVLPDQYFDNVLASPQSVLASEKYERLDAVFAGAGDTLSAALAALLASGTDLAAAATEALSYMDRCLDAGFRPGMGHVLPDRLFWAQPEEEEENDDPLSPIDLALPPHDTRH, from the coding sequence ATGACAACTTACTTATTACCAATGGAGCAAGGCTACAAAGTGAGCGATCTTACCGACCCCACCAGCGACGAAGTCAGCGCGGAGAGCGAACCGACCCTGCCCTGCGTTCTGGTCTTCAACGCGAGCGATCCCAGCGGTGCCGGCGGCCTTGCCTGCGACGCGGTGGCCATTGCCTCGGTCGGCGCTCACATGCTGCCGGTCGTGACCGGTGCCTATGCGCGCGACACCTCCGAGATCTTCGACCACTTTCCCTTCGATGAGGAGGCCGTCGCCGAACAGGCGCGCACGATCCTGGAGGACGTGGAGGTCCAGCTGATCAAGGTGGGCTTCGTGGGCTCTCCGGAGAACCTGAGCACCGTGGCCGAGACCGCGACCGACTACCCCGAAGTACCCGTGGTCGCCTACATGCCCAACCTGTCCTGGTGGGAGGACACGCAGATCGAGGCCTATCTCGACGCCTTCCGCGAGCTGGTGTTGCCGCAGACCACCGTGCTGGTCGGCAATCACAGCACGCTGTGGCGCTGGCTGCTGCCGGACTGGGCCGGCGAACGTCCGCCCAGCGCGCGCGACATCGCACGCGCTGCGGGCGAGATGGGCGTGCCCTACACGCTGGTGACGGGGATGGTGCTGCCCGACCAGTACTTCGACAACGTCCTGGCCTCCCCGCAATCCGTGCTCGCCAGCGAGAAGTACGAGCGGCTCGACGCCGTGTTCGCCGGCGCCGGCGACACGCTCTCCGCCGCGCTGGCTGCACTCCTGGCCAGCGGCACCGACCTGGCCGCTGCCGCCACCGAGGCGCTGAGCTACATGGACCGCTGCCTGGATGCGGGTTTTCGCCCCGGCATGGGCCATGTATTGCCCGACCGGCTCTTCTGGGCCCAGCCCGAGGAGGAAGAGGAGAATGACGACCCCCTCTCACCCATTGATCTCGCCCTGCCGCCACACGACACCCGACACTAG